The genomic stretch GCGGGGTGCGGTCGGCGGGGAAAGCTAGCCAGGCCATGACGTCGGTGATCGGCCGCTCGTCGAGCGCGGCGGCCAGGAAGAGCTGGCTCAGGATGTTGCTGCCGGCCTTGGACCAGAAGTCGCCCTGCTGGGACGCGTCCACGCTCGCGGCGAGGAAGTGCCCGGCCAACCTTCCCGCGCCGTCGAGGGTCTTGGCGTCGGCCAAGGGGTTCCACCACATGGCCCGTTCTGCGTGAGCGATCTGCTGCGGGTCCATCGACCAGGTCCGGCCGACGGCTGCCCGCGCATCAAGGGTTGCGGTGTAGGCATCCCCGGCGGCCTTGTTGGAGGTGAGCAGGACCGGGCCGGGCGCGTTGAGGATCGACGGGATCGCCAAGCTGGTCGTCTTACCGGACCGCGGCGCCATGATCGCGACGGCGACGTCCTCGTACCCCATGCGCACCTCATGCCGCGTGCCCTGGAGATTGCCGAGGAGGATGCCGGTGTCGGCGGCGGCGATGTGCTTGACGTCTTTCAGACTCGGGCGCAGCGAGCGCGCCTTGTCGGTGATGGCCTTGGCCATCAGCGGCTCGATGTCCTTCTGCTTGGCCATACCGGCGACGCGCTTCTTGCGTCCGCTGCCGCCACCTCGGTGCCGCTTGTAGAGCACCGCGGCGGTGATGCCGAGCGCGACGAGTACGGCGCCGGGCAGGATGCGTGTGCCGACCAGGAGGGACGGTCCGCTCAGGTCCGGCCACAGCTGGTCTGGGTGCAGGAGGGCCTGAACCGGCTGGTAGGGGGCGGCGTGGGAGACGCTGGCCCAGGCGGTGAGATTGCCGCCGAGCCAGGCAAGGTTGGACAGGGGCACGGCGACGGCGATGGCGCCGAGGAGGACCTTGAAGGCTATGTCGTAGCCGTCGGTGGACGTGG from Streptomyces davaonensis JCM 4913 encodes the following:
- a CDS encoding type IV secretory system conjugative DNA transfer family protein, which codes for MPQPNSTSTDGYDIAFKVLLGAIAVAVPLSNLAWLGGNLTAWASVSHAAPYQPVQALLHPDQLWPDLSGPSLLVGTRILPGAVLVALGITAAVLYKRHRGGGSGRKKRVAGMAKQKDIEPLMAKAITDKARSLRPSLKDVKHIAAADTGILLGNLQGTRHEVRMGYEDVAVAIMAPRSGKTTSLAIPSILNAPGPVLLTSNKAAGDAYTATLDARAAVGRTWSMDPQQIAHAERAMWWNPLADAKTLDGAGRLAGHFLAASVDASQQGDFWSKAGSNILSQLFLAAALDERPITDVMAWLAFPADRTPLDILRDHKFAAVAAQLKGTVEGPPETRDGIYETARQYAAALLNSEIAAWVTPQKDVPEFTPRTFVTSTDTLYLLSKDGGGGASALIAACADSVMRAATAQAERAGGRLDPPMLAILDEAANVCKISDLPDLYSHLGSRGIIPITILQSYRQGQKVWGDAGMDALWSASTIKVIGSGIDDPDFADKLSRLIGDHDVETTSTSTSESGKSTSVSMRQERILAADAIRALPKGTALAFATGMRAAMLDLRPWYLEPGAEALSAASARASKGITARAIAKAAPKQSDFGPAA